One genomic segment of Fusobacterium varium includes these proteins:
- a CDS encoding phosphatidylserine decarboxylase, which translates to MKFSKIKYIERKTGEILTEKVPGEKYLKFLYYNPLGELPLNLVVKKKFLTEFYGRKMSLPESCKKIVPFIEEAEINISEAKKKVEEFTSFNDFFYRELKVGARKIDYSEDVLVSPADGKILAYENIKDKDKFFVKGDKFSLEEFFRDKDLEKKYEDGVFVIIRLAPVDYHRFHFPADGNISESKLIDGWYYSVSTHAVKQNFRIFCENKREYSILKTEKFGDIAMFEVGATMVGGITQTYKANSFVNKGEEKGYFYFGGSTCILVFEKGKIQIDKDLLENTQKGIETKVYMGERIGVSNL; encoded by the coding sequence GTGAAATTTAGTAAAATAAAGTATATAGAAAGAAAAACTGGAGAGATTCTTACAGAGAAAGTTCCAGGAGAAAAGTATCTTAAATTTTTATATTATAATCCATTAGGGGAATTACCATTAAATCTTGTAGTTAAAAAGAAATTTTTAACAGAGTTTTATGGTAGAAAGATGTCACTTCCTGAATCATGTAAAAAAATTGTACCTTTTATAGAGGAAGCAGAGATAAATATCAGTGAGGCTAAAAAGAAAGTTGAGGAGTTTACATCTTTTAATGATTTCTTTTACAGAGAGTTAAAAGTAGGAGCTAGAAAAATAGATTATTCAGAAGATGTATTAGTATCTCCAGCAGATGGGAAGATATTAGCTTATGAAAATATAAAAGATAAGGATAAATTTTTTGTTAAAGGAGATAAATTCTCTTTAGAAGAGTTTTTTAGAGATAAAGATTTGGAAAAAAAATATGAAGATGGAGTATTTGTTATTATAAGATTAGCTCCAGTAGATTATCATAGATTTCACTTCCCAGCAGATGGAAATATAAGTGAAAGCAAACTTATAGATGGTTGGTATTACTCTGTATCCACTCATGCTGTAAAACAAAATTTTAGAATTTTCTGTGAAAATAAGAGAGAATATTCTATTTTAAAAACAGAAAAATTTGGAGATATAGCAATGTTTGAAGTTGGAGCTACAATGGTAGGGGGAATAACTCAAACTTATAAGGCAAACTCTTTTGTAAATAAGGGAGAAGAGAAAGGGTATTTCTATTTTGGTGGATCAACTTGTATCTTAGTTTTTGAAAAGGGAAAAATACAGATAGATAAAGATCTTTTAGAAAATACTCAAAAGGGAATAGAAACAAAAGTTTATATGGGAGAGAGAATAGGAGTATCTAATTTATAA
- the mgsA gene encoding methylglyoxal synthase, translating into MNKIALIAHDNMKDDIVAFAKKHVDFFKNYELVATGTTGKKIMEATGLNIHRYQSGPIGGDQQIGAEIATNNILAIFFLRDPLTAQPHEPDISALIRLADVHKIPIATNISTAELLVKALSL; encoded by the coding sequence ATGAACAAAATAGCTCTTATAGCTCATGACAATATGAAAGATGATATTGTTGCTTTTGCTAAAAAACATGTTGATTTCTTTAAAAATTATGAACTTGTTGCTACTGGAACAACAGGAAAGAAAATTATGGAGGCTACTGGTTTAAATATTCACAGATATCAATCTGGACCTATTGGTGGAGACCAACAAATAGGTGCTGAAATAGCTACTAACAATATTTTAGCTATTTTCTTTTTAAGAGATCCTCTTACAGCACAACCTCACGAACCAGATATCTCTGCTCTTATCAGATTAGCTGACGTTCATAAAATACCAATTGCAACTAATATCTCAACTGCTGAATTATTAGTTAAAGCTTTATCACTTTAA
- a CDS encoding NusG domain II-containing protein, whose protein sequence is MRRKRKYFKIGDLIIYSFFIIFFTGLGLKIMNLSQERASKVEIYVDSELKYVYPLQKEERDIFVDTNIGGVNVKFKDNMVRVTSSNSPLKLNVKQGWIKDPGEVIIGVPDRLLIKIVGNKGDNTDSDDIDFIVR, encoded by the coding sequence ATGAGGAGAAAAAGAAAGTACTTTAAAATTGGAGATTTAATAATATATTCTTTTTTTATAATATTTTTTACTGGGCTTGGATTAAAAATAATGAATCTTTCTCAAGAAAGAGCCTCAAAAGTTGAAATCTATGTAGATAGCGAATTAAAATATGTATATCCTTTACAAAAAGAGGAGAGAGATATTTTTGTAGACACCAATATAGGTGGAGTAAATGTTAAATTTAAAGATAATATGGTAAGAGTTACAAGCTCTAACTCACCTTTAAAATTGAATGTAAAACAAGGGTGGATAAAGGATCCAGGAGAGGTTATAATAGGAGTTCCTGATAGATTATTGATAAAAATAGTTGGGAATAAGGGAGATAATACAGACAGCGATGATATAGACTTTATAGTTAGATAG